The following coding sequences lie in one Streptomyces ortus genomic window:
- a CDS encoding endonuclease/exonuclease/phosphatase family protein: MPRHSRVTRRLGLKTALTAAVALPLSSTALSRSSASADDRRGQLEVMSFNLRYASTAEPHSWAVRRPVTRELLRRERPHVIGTQEGLYQQVRDIATDLGGHYEWLGTGRAGGSRDEFMTVFYDTRRLAPVEYDHFWLSDTPAVIGSNTWGGGSIRMVTWVRFRDLRDGQREFCFLNTHLDNASQHARARAAALIAERIAGLDRSVPLVVTGDFNVAAHQNPVYDTMLGAGLVDTWETAAERSELYATFHGYRPLTPDGDRIDWILASPGVGARRASINTFSLDGQFPSDHLPVQASLILGR, from the coding sequence GTGCCCCGTCACAGCCGAGTCACGCGCCGCCTGGGACTCAAGACCGCGCTCACCGCCGCGGTCGCCCTGCCCCTTTCCAGTACGGCGCTCTCCAGGTCGTCCGCCTCGGCGGACGACCGCCGTGGACAGCTGGAGGTCATGTCCTTCAACCTGCGGTACGCGAGCACCGCCGAACCTCACAGCTGGGCCGTCCGCCGCCCCGTCACCCGTGAACTGCTGCGCCGGGAACGGCCGCACGTCATCGGTACCCAGGAAGGCCTCTATCAGCAGGTGCGCGACATCGCCACGGATCTCGGCGGGCACTACGAGTGGCTCGGCACGGGCCGCGCGGGCGGCAGCCGGGACGAGTTCATGACGGTCTTCTACGACACCCGCAGACTCGCCCCGGTGGAGTACGACCACTTCTGGCTGTCGGACACGCCCGCCGTGATCGGCTCGAACACCTGGGGCGGCGGTTCCATCCGCATGGTGACCTGGGTCCGCTTCCGCGACCTGCGGGACGGGCAGCGGGAGTTCTGCTTCCTCAACACCCATCTGGACAACGCCAGTCAGCACGCACGCGCGCGTGCCGCGGCCCTGATCGCCGAGCGGATCGCGGGGCTCGACCGCTCGGTGCCCCTGGTGGTGACCGGCGACTTCAACGTCGCCGCCCACCAGAACCCGGTCTACGACACGATGCTGGGCGCCGGCCTCGTCGACACCTGGGAGACGGCGGCCGAGCGGAGCGAGCTGTACGCCACGTTCCACGGCTACCGGCCGCTGACCCCGGACGGTGACCGCATCGACTGGATCCTCGCCTCCCCCGGGGTGGGCGCGCGCCGGGCGTCCATCAACACCTTCTCCTTGGACGGGCAGTTTCCGAGCGACCACCTGCCCGTACAGGCGTCCCTGATCCTGGGCCGGTAG
- a CDS encoding electron transfer flavoprotein subunit alpha/FixB family protein: MAEVLVYVDHVDGAVRKPTLELLTLARRIGDPVAVALGAGAANTAATLAEHGAAKVLTDEAAEYADYLVVPKVDALQAAVEAVSPAAVLVPSSAEAKEIAARLALRIGSGVITDAVDVEAGDEGPVATQSVFAASYSTKTRVSKGTPVITVKPNSAPVEAAPAAGTVEALSVTFSAQATGTKVTGRTPRESTGRPELTEAAIVVSGGRGVNGSENFAIIEALADSLGAAVGASRAAVDAGWYPHTNQVGQTGKSVSPQLYIANGISGAIQHRAGMQTSKTIVAVNKDAEAPIFDLVDYGVVGDLFEIVPQLTEEIKTRKG, translated from the coding sequence ATGGCTGAAGTTCTCGTCTACGTCGACCACGTGGACGGCGCCGTCCGCAAGCCCACCCTGGAACTGCTGACGCTGGCCCGCCGCATCGGTGACCCGGTCGCCGTCGCGCTCGGCGCCGGCGCCGCGAACACCGCCGCCACGCTCGCCGAGCACGGCGCCGCGAAGGTGCTCACCGACGAGGCCGCCGAGTACGCCGACTACCTCGTCGTCCCCAAGGTGGACGCGCTGCAGGCCGCCGTCGAGGCCGTCTCCCCGGCCGCCGTGCTGGTCCCCTCGTCCGCCGAGGCCAAGGAGATCGCCGCCCGCCTCGCGCTGCGCATCGGCTCGGGTGTCATCACCGACGCCGTCGACGTCGAGGCCGGCGACGAGGGCCCGGTGGCCACCCAGTCGGTGTTCGCCGCCTCGTACTCCACCAAGACCCGCGTCTCGAAGGGCACCCCGGTCATCACCGTCAAGCCCAACTCGGCCCCCGTCGAGGCCGCCCCGGCCGCCGGCACGGTCGAGGCGCTGTCCGTGACCTTCTCGGCGCAGGCCACCGGCACCAAGGTGACCGGCCGCACCCCGCGCGAGTCGACCGGGCGTCCGGAGCTCACCGAGGCCGCGATCGTGGTCTCCGGCGGCCGTGGTGTCAACGGCAGCGAGAACTTCGCGATCATCGAGGCGCTGGCCGACTCCCTCGGCGCGGCCGTCGGGGCCTCGCGCGCCGCGGTGGACGCCGGCTGGTACCCGCACACCAACCAGGTCGGCCAGACCGGCAAGTCCGTGTCCCCGCAGCTGTACATCGCCAACGGCATCTCCGGCGCCATCCAGCACCGCGCCGGTATGCAGACGTCGAAGACGATCGTGGCGGTCAACAAGGACGCCGAGGCCCCGATCTTCGACCTCGTCGACTACGGCGTCGTCGGCGACCTCTTCGAGATCGTCCCGCAGCTCACCGAGGAGATCAAGACCCGCAAGGGCTGA